A part of Arachis hypogaea cultivar Tifrunner chromosome 12, arahy.Tifrunner.gnm2.J5K5, whole genome shotgun sequence genomic DNA contains:
- the LOC112727988 gene encoding LIMR family protein At5g01460: MGDFNLALLIVAIVVCVIVFLVNVYLLVNYQHPDDKNQAYFPKFVVVFGLSVAAISILMLPADVANRQACRHAIYNGACNLTLPMKTLWLVVYIVDAVLVFFVIPFAMFYYEGDQDKSIGKRIRSALLWMVTTAIVCALILGILYGLVGKVDFTVRHLSSSTTSFPSSWSLSNSQQCLGNGARQCSAYLANPSSEKTWTMRTTFPEYVVALATIVGSVLFAIFGGVGIACLPLGLIFSFIRRPKAVITRSQYIKEATELGKKARELKKAAESLHQEERSGAKGRKFRKNVKSVEKELFQLEEDVKLLEEMYPQGEQAETTWALTVLGYLGKLVLGILGLIVSVAWVAHIIIYLLIDPPLSSFLNEVFIKLDSIWGLLGTAAFAFFCFYLLLAVIAGATMLGLRLVFITIHPMKWGATLMNSFLFNVGLILLCSISVIQFCATAFAYYAQATAAQEIFGHTLESLRGIKYLYKYNVFQIAFVVLAGLTFVYYLIFGWRRRKPSGRFQLSS; the protein is encoded by the exons ATGGGGGATTTCAACCTTGCTCTGTTGATCGTGGCGATCGTGGTGTGCGTGATCGTGTTCCTGGTGAACGTGTACCTTCTCGTGAACTACCAGCATCCTGATGACAAGAACCAGGCATACTTCCCCAAATTCGTCGTCGTTTTCGGTCTCTCTGTCGCCGCAATCTCCATTCTCATGCTCCCGGCAGATGTCGCGAACCGGCAGGCGTGTCGCCACGCGATCTACAATGGTGCGTGCAACCTCACGCTCCCGATGAAGACCTTGTGGCTCGTCGTGTACATCGTCGACGCCGTGCTTGTCTTCTTCGTTATTCCTTTCGCAATGTTCTACTATGAAGGCGACCAAGACAA GAGTATTGGCAAGAGGATTAGGAGTGCATTGTTGTGGATGGTGACCACTGCTATCGTGTGTGCTCTCATTCTGGGAATTTTGTACG GGCTTGTTGGGAAGGTGGACTTTACTGTCAGGCATCTCTCTTCTTCCACAACGTCATTTCCAAGTTCATGGAGCCTAAGTAACAGTCAACAATGCCTTGGAAATGGTGCCCGTCAG TGTTCTGCATATTTGGCTAATCCTTCATCAGAGAAAACGTGGACCATGCGTACTACCTTCCCTGAATATGTTGTTGCTCTTGCTACTATTGTTGGTTCTGTGCTTTTTGCT ATATTTGGTGGTGTTGGCATTGCCTGTCTTCCATTAGGACTTATATTTTCATTTATTCGGCGCCCAAAGGCTGTTATCACTCGTTCACAATATATCAAG GAAGCAACTGAGCTGGGCAAGAAAGCAAGAGAACTGAAGAAAGCAGCTGAGTCACTTcatcaagaagaaagaagtggtgcaaaggGTAGGAAATTTCGCAAAAATGTGAAGTCAGTAGAAAAG GAATTGTTTCAACTAGAAGAAGATGTAAAGCTTCTTGAGGAGATGTACCCACAAGGCGAACAG GCTGAGACAACATGGGCACTAACAGTTCTTGGATATCTGGGAAAGCTTGTTTTGGGAATTTTAGG GCTTATTGTTTCTGTGGCATGGGTTGCACATATCATCATCTATCTATTAATCGATCCTCCTCTATCTTCTTTCCTGAATGAAGTTTTCATCAAGCTGGATAGTATATGGG GTCTTCTGGGAACAGCCGCGTTTGCATTTTTCTGCTTCTACCTTTTGCTTGCTGTTATTGCTGGTGCAACAATGCTAGGGCTGAGACTAGTTTTCATTACTATACATCCTATGAA ATGGGGAGCAACTCTCATGAACTCTTTTCTGTTTAATGTGGGCCTTATCCTTCTCTGCTCCATCAG TGTGATCCAGTTCTGTGCGACAGCATTTGCCTACTATGCCCAAGCAACTGCAGCACAGGAAATATTTGGCCACACCTTGGAGTCTCTGCGTGGAATTAAATATTTGTACAA GTACAACGTATTTCAGATCGCATTTGTTGTGTTGGCTGGATTGACATTTGTGTATTATCTTATCTTT GGATGGAGAAGAAGAAAGCCTAGTGGCAGGTTCCAATTGTCTTCATGA